One segment of Podarcis muralis chromosome 17, rPodMur119.hap1.1, whole genome shotgun sequence DNA contains the following:
- the TMEM139 gene encoding transmembrane protein 139 — MLSASHWKSLRQTLMVLFTATLLIGITMLALSTDINPVGFFFIAVGGLCLLGYLISLAAEFYLKQRNPAEENNPGSRRQSQAGIDNEAYEAPAYEEVVTTGYLSGPTIWTITSSPGTTPVEPPPYSVVIEPPAHGETVVEAFSVSVAPGTRRASEADLQSRFRLRLLMPPKLQRFVSDTHELKGVEERAERPEPLTPPPAYENATVEEVLEEEFQSSRV; from the exons ATGTTATCCGCGTCACACTGGAAGAGCCTCCGTCAAACGTTAATGGTGCTGTTCACCGCCACGCTTCTCATTGGAATAACCATGCTGGCCCTCTCCACTGACATCAACCCTGTTGGATTTTTCTTCATTGCAGTGGGGGGTCTGTGTTTGCTTGGCTACCTCATTAGTTTGGCAGCGGAGTTCTACCTGAAGCAACGCAATCCAGCAGAAGAAAATAACCCAGGCTCGCGGAGACAAAGTCAGGCTGG CATAGACAATGAGGCCTATGAGGCACCGGCATATGAGGAGGTGGTGACTACTGGCTACTTATCGGGACCAACCATCTGGACCATCACCTCCAGTCCAGGGACAACCCCAGTGGAGCCCCCTCCGTACAGCGTGGTCATTGAGCCTCCTGCCCACGGAGAGACTGTGGTCGAGGCGTTCAGTGTTTCGGTGGCACCAGGCACACGGCGTGCCTCAGAGGCAGATCTACAGTCCAGGTTTCGCCTCAGGTTGCTCATGCCGCCAAAACTGCAGCGATTTGTCTCGGATACCCACGAACTCAAAGGTGTTGAAGAGCGGGCAGAACGTCCGGAGCCCCTCACACCCCCTCCTGCTTATGAGAACGCGACTGTGGAGGAGGTCCTTGAAGAAGAATTTCAGTCCTCCAGGGTATGA
- the C9orf72 gene encoding guanine nucleotide exchange factor C9orf72 homolog isoform X3 encodes MSALCPPPSPAVAKTEIALSGESPLLAATFAYWDNILGPRVRHIWAPKTDQQLLSDGEITFLANHTLNGEILRNAESGAIDVKFFVLAEKGVIIVSLIFDGNWNGDRSTYGLSIILPQSELGFYLPLHRVCVDRLTHIIRKGRIWMHKERQEHIQKAVLEGTERMEDQGQSIIPMLTGEVIPVMELLSSMKSHSAPEEIDISDTVLSDDDIGDSCHEGFLLKAISSHLQTCGCSVVIGSSAEKVNKIVRTLCLFLTSAERKCSRLCRNETSFKYESGLFVQGLLK; translated from the exons ATGTCTGCTTtgtgtcctcctccttctcctgctgttGCCAAGACTGAGATTGCCTTGAGTGGAGAGTCCCCATTGCTGGCTGCTACTTTTGCCTACTGGGACAATATTCTTGGTCCCAGGGTCAGGCACATCTGGGCCCCCAAAACAGACCAGCAGCTTCTCAGTGATGGAGAAATAACATTTCTTGCAAACCATACTCTGAATGGGGAAATACTTCGTAATGCAGAAAGTGGTGCAATAGACgtgaagttttttgttttggctgAGAAAGGAGTCATTATCGTGTCCTTAATTTTTGATGGGAATTGGAACGGGGACAGAAGTACGTATGGACTATCGATAATCCTTCCGCAAAGTGAGCTTGGCTTCTACCTTCCCCTTCACAGAGTATGTGTCGACAGGCTGACACATATTATAAGAAAAGGACGGATATGGATGCATAAG GAAAGGCAAGAACACATTCAGAAGGCTGTCCTGGAGGGCACAGAGAGAATGGAAGACCAG GGCCAGAGCATCATTCCAATGCTGACAGGGGAAGTTATTCCTGTAATGGAGCTCCTTTCATCTATGAAATCACACAGCGCGCCAGAAGAAATAGAT ATAAGTGACACGGTGCTTAGCGATGATGACATTGGAGACAGCTGTCACGAAGGTTTTCTTCTTAA AGCCATCAGTTCACACTTGCAGACCTGTGGCTGCTCGGTAGTTATAGGAAGCAGTGCAGAAAAAGTTAACAAA ATAGTACGGACGCTGTGCCTCTTTCTTACTTCAGCAGAGCGAAAGTGTTCTAGGCTGTGTAGAAATGAAACTTCCTTTAAGTATGAATCGGGGCTTTTTGTGCAAGGATTACTGAAG taa